In Montipora foliosa isolate CH-2021 chromosome 9, ASM3666993v2, whole genome shotgun sequence, the DNA window gtgATGGCCACACCGGGTTTGCTTTTTAAGCTTTTTCATAGGAACAATGACACGGAAAACGTCACCTATAAGTAGCTCATATCAAGTCCAAGTAAAGCCACTCTTTTAAACTTGAACATTTTGGTTAATGTATCATCCTTAATGCGCTACTGTCCAAGAGAAAACGATGGAGAACGTATGATTAGATGAAAATGTCTTTTGAAGTGAACTGAAATTCTCGTCTTGTCATTGCGGAATTTCTCAAAGGGGGTTTGTTTGAACCATCCTTCGCTTAAGTGCGCACTGCATACAAAGAGCTAATTGAAGTACAGTGATGATCTTCAAAGCTCCGCCTTTTTGGTATCTAATTGTATAATCTTTTAAACCACAGCCACACCAAAACGCTTTCCGTTGAAAGCTTCTGAAAACGCCCTAGTTTGAGTGTGAACAGGCTCAAAAACGACGAGGTTAGGGCGTAGACGGCTTTTAAGAAAGCGTTATTGCGGATACGTGAAAACGAAGACTTTTGACAACGATCATGTAAAATCAGTATGGAAAGATTTTGAACTTGAAAACAGTTGTTTTCATCGTTGTTGAGCGTGGTAGGTTGGAGAGATAAAAACGACAGGCAAAGTGTGCACggatgaaaatttattttgcttCCTTTTCGCTGAGATGAAAAACGAATAATTTTGAGTCATTGGTGTAGATGAGGTCTTATCGTGTTTCTAGGGCTTCTCTTTTTGACATTCCCGGTCGATGATGGTTCAAGCTCGATAGATTTGACTTGTTTGTATCCGTTACATTTTCCAGCAGCACAAGCAGCATTAACGAGTAATTAGTTGATGACCGATTCCAATGGCCTCACGAGATAAGCGAATCATGAGAGTTCTTCGTCCAAtagtaaatttgaaatttgtttcaagtGAGAGCGCTCGAATGTAAAATATATCATTAGCACGGTAATCCATACCTTCGACATAGTCTTGCCTCTCAACAGTGATGTTGTCTCCATCGTTCCTCCGGATAAACGGTTTAAGTCAAGTTATGGTGGTTGAttgctttgtttttattttcaggtGAAAGAGAAAAAGTACTGCTTTCGCCCCGGTACCTATTGTGAAGGACACTGTTTAGATGTGAATATCCTGCGGGAATGAACGACCTGCcaaatttcactttttcaaaCAGCTCTTTCATAACGCCAGAAAACACCGATTCGGAACCGAAGTATGCCAAGGTAATTCACCATACCTTGAGCGCCATTATCTGCTTCATTGGCATGGTGGGGAATATTCTTGTCATAATGGTCACGTGCAAAAACCGCGCCAGCAAGACCGCTGTACACAAGTATATCCTCAACTTGGCCATTGCTGACATCGGAGTGTTAGCAATCTGCTATCCATTTACTTTGGTTAAGTCCGCTGACCCTTTTCACTGGCCTCTGGGAAAGGTGGTGTGCAAAGTTTTTTACCCTCTCACAGATATCTTCTACAGCGCTTCCATTGGCTCAATCGTTGCCATAGCAATCGACAGGCATACGGCCATAGTGCGTGGCATGACCGCTTACCGATCCCTGTCAGTGGCAAAATGGGTGATTTTGGGCATCTGGATCTTTGGCTTTATAGCAgcggtttttcctttgtattttgtCATGAAATTcatcgaaaacaaacaaaatggtaCCATAGATTGTACCCCTCAATGGCCAAGTACATTGGCTTCCAATATCTACGTCGTCTCGGTCGTAACCCTCTGGTACACACTTCCACTGATCTTGATACTTTTGGCTTACAGACAAATAGCCAGCAAGATTCGTGCCAGCAAATTGCTGCACTCCAGAATCAACAGCATGTGTGGCAGTCGGAAGAGCAACAAGCAGAAAGGAATCGATACAGCAAACACGAAAGCGTTGAAGATTCTTGTGCCAGTAGTGATCGCGTTCGCGGTGACAATGTTCCCTTTTCACCTATTCAGGCTGGTTTCCTCGTTTGTGAAAGTAAAAGGATGGAAGTACCTTTGGTTTGTCTACAACATCTGCAGTGTTCTTTTGTTGGCGAATAGCGCTGTAAACCCCATCATTTATTCACTTGTCAGCCAAGAATTCCGGCAGCGTTTCAATGACGCTTTAAGGTTTAGATGGCGTCGTTTGTTCCAAAGGCCTTTGAGACGAAAATTAACTTTATCTTCATCTCTACGCCAGTCACTGACTGCCCGAAGTCGAGAAACAGATGTGTAGTCcttttactctgttctttttaagCGTACTGGCTGTAACTGAAAAATTGTACCCAGAGATTCAACCGTGAAGAATCTGGAAGTCTGGGGACGAGACTCAAAACCAGGGCGACTGCAGCCCGTTTTTTGCTCACCCTGCGGTAAACCAATATTGTACAGTTTATCAATATTTCGCCTCCTATAGATATCAAAACAGAGTCAAAACTAAAATAAGCTAAATGAGGTCTAGAGGAGACAGTAGAGTTTTGCGGAAACCAACGGATCTTCCGTAGCACTGATATAATGTGAAAAAACCCGGATACTCGTAATGTATGGAAATGACAGAGTTAActaaatagagtgtaatgtgaagtgctagcacttcacattacactctatttaaaatataagtgctatacggccaacgtttatataaacgtaacctttccttgtacttgtacatgttcattgccgtgactttaacatcttaagttcccacggcctgctcccgtctgaccatgtagctcagtcggtagagcggcggagatctaacccgaaggtcgtgggttcaattcccaacctggtcagagtttttctctgtccttgtgtgggcccatttccatcaatagggctaacgctcacatggttcatatgggatagaaatcgagcacttcacattacactctattcagtttaaaatttaagtgctacacggccaacgtttatataaacgtaacctttccttgtatggAAATGACAGTTAGGTAGATCGCAGCGAGGAAAGTCTATCGAAAGAGTAGAACACAAATGTAGTGCCGAAATCATACAGACTAGGTCCTCCGCAGACTATAGACCTTACCGTATGCGAATGTTGTGTAAATAGAAAAATGATCCGCTCAGGGGGTGATTAAAGCATGTGCACATACCAAGAGCCCAACCAGGTTGCAGGTTCTGAAGAAGCTGTGGTGATACATCGTTGGGGGAGTGAAACACAGAAAAGGGTTTCTCCACTAGGTTGATATTAAGCACTtcatgactggccccaagggaaacagtgagttttgtttccccgagaccctcaatgtttccctcggcttcgcctcggggaacattgagggtctcggggaaacaaaactcactgtttcccgagcggccagtcattaagtgtttttttatacctcccaactcaaaatagaacaatacacagataaaaattatttgcttgacgtcggctggcgtacagatttgccgccgtttcaaaggtccacgacctgatcacgtgtgagtcgaaagttcaagttgttgttgccctagggcgtcatgaagttttgaccaatgacacgtgacacgttctcctccaatcagaaaacgtatttgagttgggaggtataacaatgtaAATTGCCCACCGTAGAGAAATTTGAACtgaagctgacgtttcgagcgttagccctgcgtCGAAGCGAATTCGTTTTGACGAAGCGTCAACGCGCGGAATGTCAATGCACTCAAACTTGCAAAGGGCATGTAcgaagggaaaggaaaggaactttatttaagtgcctagtcgttctagcgctggagcgctaattggggacactgtaaactgaaatgaacaatgaaagtaaattaagtcaaatgttggtttttgaggagaggggaaaccggagtataTTGGGCACCGTCGcgaatacggaatatattttctcccaactagccgtcaacataatgtggtattgccttctcaaaatcgcaatttgtttttagtaGCGCAGGCGCGGCATTGAACGGAAATGGAGTCGTTGATAGTCAGCACGAACGCTCAAACCACATACAATGCACACACCGTTCGGGGTAGACCCGAAAGACTTCAAGCGTTCACAGAACGTTTCGGTCCGCGAACTTTACGAGCGAAAATTTCTGAGTGGGAACATCACGAGAATCATAAATTGTAATCACTCTAATCCAAATATCTctactgtatttc includes these proteins:
- the LOC137969997 gene encoding somatostatin receptor type 4-like isoform X1; this translates as MNDLPNFTFSNSSFITPENTDSEPKYAKVIHHTLSAIICFIGMVGNILVIMVTCKNRASKTAVHKYILNLAIADIGVLAICYPFTLVKSADPFHWPLGKVVCKVFYPLTDIFYSASIGSIVAIAIDRHTAIVRGMTAYRSLSVAKWVILGIWIFGFIAAVFPLYFVMKFIENKQNGTIDCTPQWPSTLASNIYVVSVVTLWYTLPLILILLAYRQIASKIRASKLLHSRINSMCGSRKSNKQKGIDTANTKALKILVPVVIAFAVTMFPFHLFRLVSSFVKVKGWKYLWFVYNICSVLLLANSAVNPIIYSLVSQEFRQRFNDALRFRWRRLFQRPLRRKLTLSSSLRQSLTARSRETDV